Part of the Pseudomonadota bacterium genome, TCGTCAACCAAGTGTAATTACTAGCGGAACAGGCTACTTACCGAATCATCTGAGTGAATACGACGGATCGCCTCAGCAAAGAGTGGCGCTACCGAAAGGACCGTAACTTTATCGCCAGCAGCGCCCTTATTGTGCGGAATCGTATCGGTGACGATCACCTCCTCAATAGCTGAGTCGTTAAGCAGTTGGCGGGCATCCCCCGAAAGAACCGGGTGCACACAACACGCTATGACCTTCTTCGCCCCCGCCTTGAGCAGGGTTTCAGCAGCCTTAAGCAACGTTCCACCGGTATCGGCGATGTCATCCACGATAATGCAGATATCTCCCGCTACCTCTCCCACTACGCTCATTGAATCAACTCGGTTTGGGCCAGCACGCCGTTTATCGATCACCGCCAGTGGCGTGTTATCAAGTCGAGTTGCCAAGAATCGGGCACGCTCCAATCCACCAACATCGGGGGATACGATCGTAACTCCGCTGCTTCCGTATTTAGATTTAATGTACGGCACCATGATCGGCAACGCATACAAATTATCAACCGGAATATCGAAGAATCCCATCATCTGCCCAGCGTGAAGATCCATCGTCAGAACCCTATCGGCACCGGCAGTCGTGATCATATCAGCCACTAATTTTGCTGTAATCGGCACACGGGGCTTTATCTTTCGATCCTGCCGGGCGTAGCCAAAGTATGGTAGTGCCGCCGTGATGCGCCCTGCAGAGGAACGCTTAAGCGCATCGATTATAATCAGGAGCTCCATCAAATGATCGTTACCTGGGGTGCAGGTGCTCTGCATAACGAAGACATCCCCTCCCCGTACGTTATCGCCGATCTCAACCGACAGCTCGCCGTCGCTAAACTGAACAACTTCAAGCTCCCCGAGGTTAACCCCGAGCGTTGTTGCAACTGCGTTAGCAAAATTAGGATTTGAGCGCCCAGAGAAGACTAGAAGTGGTCGAGACACAAAGGCTCCTTAAGTCGAGGGGTTTCCCTATTTCTAATTTGGAGAGGCGATACTGCATACTGGTTGCCCGGGCAGGGGTCGAACCTGCGTATGGCGGAATCAAAGTCCGCTGCCTTACCACTTGGCGACCGGGCATCATCCAATGAGAGTTGAGTAGAACAACTAGGGCACTTTGGCAAGGGTGGGCTCGCTAAGTTGTCGTAATTTTAGGAGCTACGCGACAAGCTGCGTTTCTATCATGCTAGCCCTATGTACCGAGACGCCACGGGGAGTTAGCTCTTTAACTAGCTCCTCAATGCGCCCCAGCTCGCGCCTCTCGGTCAGGGCAAAGATGGCGCAACCGGAGCCCGTGATTGAACTACCCTCAGGAAAGAGCCTGCGTACTGCCTTTAAAGTCTCGCCCACCTCCGGCACAAATGCGACCACATCACGCTCAAAGTCGTTTTCAATAAGCTCCCGCAGCTCCTTAACTGGGTGACGAGAGAAGCTCTCCATGGCCACATCGCTCGCAGAGGGAATAATAGGGTGACGCTCTCTATAGTAGTTATAAAAGGCCCTGGTCGGAACCGGCGTTGGCGGAACAACTATCAGCACCTCCCCGGGCCATTGCGTTACACCTACCAGCGGCAGTACACGCTCACCTATGCCGCGCACCCAGCACGCTCCGCCGTACAGTGAGTACGGTACATCAGCTCCGCAAGAGAGCGCGGTCTTAACGATACTCTCGCGAAAGCTCTCCTCAGAGAGTCCGAGCTCTACGCATAAAAATGTCTGGAAATTATCCGCCAAGATGCGCAATACCGCGGCAGCATCGCTACTCCCCCCACCAAGACCGCTACCGATCGGAATACGTTTACGAATAGTAATGGTGACTCCAACCGGCGCAGATTCAAGATCAAATGCCTGCCAGAATGCATGAAAAGCCCGCACAGCTAGGTTAGACGCGGGTGGCTCATTTAAGATTCCGTGCGGCTCAATCTGCAAAATTACCTGCGGGGACTCCGAGAGGGTTAGCTCAATCTGATCGCTTAGATCGGTATTGCAATTGAACATGCTTAGAAGGTGATACCCATCCTCGCGCCTTCCAACAACCTTAAGCCGCAGGTTAATCTTGGCCAGGGCCTGCTGCGTAAAGAGTCCACGTACACATGAGAGTGCAAATTCCCTGGTGCGTGGTGTTAACGATTTGTCCAACCTTGTGTTCTCTGACATACTTTCTCGCACAGTGGAGCTTGCTAAAGCTACTTATTAGGAGCAGGCCTTACGATAACCTTGTTCTTTAATTCACTCCAGCCCGAAAGGATGCATATAACCGTGACCACAAAGAACGCTCCTGCAAATAGTGAGATCCTTAATGTTGCCCTTAAAGCCGCCGAACGCGCAGCTACCATAGCACGAGAGCAGCGCGCTTCGCTGACAGTTGCTGTCTCTTTTAAGGATGCGCGCAACCTCGTTACCACAGCCGATCTCGCAGCCGAGAAGGCTATTATCGAGACAATTCTGGAGCACTTTCCAGACCATAAGATACTGGCAGAGGAGTCGGCTCAGGGGCACACCCCAGAGCAGTACGGAGTTGGCCCACTCTGGGTAATCGACCCTATAGATGGAACTACGAACTATGCTCATGGACATTTTCAGGTCGGAATATCTATAGCATTTGCGTTCGATGGGATCGTACAGGTTGGTGTGGTTGCAGCACCCTTCCTGGCTGAGGTTTTCACGGCTGTCAAAGGTGGGGGCGCTTTCTGCAACGGGCTCAAAATTAATGTAGCTGACACAAAGAGCTTAGCTGACGCACTGGTATCGACAGGATTCCCTTACAAGCGCTCTAACGCTGCGAATATCTGCGCCCGTCTTGAGCGCGTACTAATTCGCTGCCGCGATATCCGCAGGCTTGGCGCAGCATCGCTCGATATTTGCTGGGTTGCGTGTGGACGACTTGATGCCTACTACGAAGAGACCCTGATGCCCTGGGACGGGGCGGCAGGTTGTCTTATAGCGCGCGAAGCAGGTGCCGTGATCGGTCACTATGCATATGATAACGACTCGCAGAAATTGACTGCAAAATATACGGGAGATCTATTTGTA contains:
- a CDS encoding ribose-phosphate pyrophosphokinase, with product MSRPLLVFSGRSNPNFANAVATTLGVNLGELEVVQFSDGELSVEIGDNVRGGDVFVMQSTCTPGNDHLMELLIIIDALKRSSAGRITAALPYFGYARQDRKIKPRVPITAKLVADMITTAGADRVLTMDLHAGQMMGFFDIPVDNLYALPIMVPYIKSKYGSSGVTIVSPDVGGLERARFLATRLDNTPLAVIDKRRAGPNRVDSMSVVGEVAGDICIIVDDIADTGGTLLKAAETLLKAGAKKVIACCVHPVLSGDARQLLNDSAIEEVIVTDTIPHNKGAAGDKVTVLSVAPLFAEAIRRIHSDDSVSSLFR
- a CDS encoding inositol monophosphatase family protein yields the protein MTTKNAPANSEILNVALKAAERAATIAREQRASLTVAVSFKDARNLVTTADLAAEKAIIETILEHFPDHKILAEESAQGHTPEQYGVGPLWVIDPIDGTTNYAHGHFQVGISIAFAFDGIVQVGVVAAPFLAEVFTAVKGGGAFCNGLKINVADTKSLADALVSTGFPYKRSNAANICARLERVLIRCRDIRRLGAASLDICWVACGRLDAYYEETLMPWDGAAGCLIAREAGAVIGHYAYDNDSQKLTAKYTGDLFVDNLIVSGCEFFAELESVLNA